A single Salmo trutta unplaced genomic scaffold, fSalTru1.1, whole genome shotgun sequence DNA region contains:
- the LOC115181928 gene encoding voltage-dependent calcium channel gamma-3 subunit-like translates to MKLCNRGALMLVTTALSFIAFSLMTIAVGTDYWLYSRGVCRSKTSLHDNETIRKNEVVMTHSGLWRTCCLEGTFRGVCKEIDYFLEDADYEQDAAEYLLRAVRASSIFPIMSVGLLFLGGVCVAGSEFYKTQHNVMLSAGILFVSAGLSNIIGIIVYISANSGDPGQSDSKKSYSYGWSFYFGALSFILAEMVGVLTVHVFIERHRQLRTRGRRSLTKPPLFRSASYYSRYNRYRRRSSYRGNVDSRHSISSAGQLRPRDPSPLPAALSVSKVVAAGPAGSEFTLFTLAPHKLTPPNNKMAAATGGGGVDVARSVFLSPLTSKPNNKDMLPSNAANRRTTPV, encoded by the exons ATGAAGTTGTGTAACCGGGGAGCGCTGATGCTGGTGACCACGGCGTTATCCTTCATAGCGTTCAGCCTGATGACCATCGCAGTGGGAACGGACTACTGGCTGTACTCCCGGGGCGTCTGCCGGTCCAAGACGTCGCTCCATGACAACGAGACCATCCGCAAGAACGAGGTGGTGATGACGCACTCCGGGCTCTGGCGCACCTGTTGTCTCGAAG GGACGTTCAGAGGGGTGTGTAAAGAAATTGATTATTTCCTTGAGGATGCAGACTATGAACAGGATGCTGCGGAATACCTACTGA GAGCAGTGAGAGCCTCCAGTATATTCCCCATAATGAGTGTAGGTCTGTTGTTTctgggaggagtgtgtgtggccGGCAGCGAGTTCTACAAGACACAACACAACGTCATGCTTAGCGCCGGGATACTGTTCGTCTCCGCag gCCTCAGTAACATCATTGGCATCATCGTCTACATCTCGGCTAACTCTGGCGACCCGGGTCAGAGCGACAGTAAGAAGAGTTACTCCTACGGCTGGTCCTTCTACTTCGGGGCGTTGTCCTTCATCTTGGCTGAGATGGTGGGCGTTCTGACAGTCCACGTCTTCATAGAACGCCACCGCCAGCTCCGTACCCGCGGTCGCCGCTCTCTCACCAAACCCCCTCTGTTCCGCTCCGCGTCCTACTACAGCCGTTACAACCGCTACAGACGCCGCTCCAGTTACCGCGGCAACGTGGACTCTCGTCACTCGATATCGTCGGCGGGGCAGCTGCGACCTCGTGACCCCTCGCCGTTGCCGGCGGCCCTGTCGGTGTCAAAGGTTGTCGCCGCGGGGCCAGCGGGGTCGGAGTTCACCCTGTTCACGTTGGCCCCACACAAACTAACCCCGCCCAACAACAAGATGGCAGCTgccacaggaggaggaggggtggatgTCGCGAGGAGCGTTTTC